A region from the Rhodopseudomonas julia genome encodes:
- a CDS encoding manganese/iron ABC transporter ATP-binding protein, with translation MMMSSDPITPRATPERAPERASEPASGDPSGIAVRHATVTYRNGHTALRDASFEIPTGTITALVGVNGSGKSTLFKAIMGFVPVAGGSISVLGGSVEAALKKNLVAYVPQSEEVDWNFPVLVEDVVMMGRYGRMNFLRRPKRADHAAVATALERVGMSDFRKRQIGELSGGQRKRVFLARALAQDGRVILLDEPFTGVDVKTEDAIIALLRDLRDEGRVMLVSTHDLGSVPEFCDRAVLVKGTVLASGPTGEIFTRANLERTFGGVLRHFDLAATDQGRPIGMISDDEKPFLVYGERDEAASPEKDAERP, from the coding sequence ATGATGATGTCCTCAGACCCCATCACCCCGCGTGCTACGCCAGAACGTGCGCCAGAACGCGCCTCGGAGCCCGCGTCGGGCGATCCGTCCGGCATCGCCGTGCGTCACGCCACCGTCACCTACCGCAATGGCCACACGGCGCTGCGTGATGCGAGCTTTGAGATCCCGACAGGAACCATCACGGCGCTCGTCGGTGTCAACGGCAGCGGCAAGTCCACTCTCTTCAAGGCGATCATGGGCTTCGTGCCGGTTGCCGGCGGCTCGATTTCCGTACTTGGCGGCAGCGTCGAGGCGGCACTGAAAAAGAACCTCGTCGCCTATGTGCCGCAGAGCGAGGAGGTGGACTGGAATTTCCCCGTCCTCGTGGAAGACGTCGTGATGATGGGCCGCTACGGGCGCATGAACTTCCTGCGCCGACCGAAGCGCGCCGATCATGCTGCGGTCGCGACGGCCCTTGAACGCGTCGGCATGAGTGATTTCCGCAAGCGCCAGATCGGCGAACTTTCAGGCGGCCAGCGCAAGCGGGTGTTTCTCGCCCGCGCGCTCGCCCAGGATGGACGGGTCATCCTCCTCGACGAGCCGTTTACGGGCGTCGACGTCAAGACGGAGGATGCGATTATCGCGCTTCTGCGCGACCTGCGCGACGAGGGACGGGTGATGCTCGTCTCCACGCATGATCTCGGCTCGGTGCCGGAATTCTGCGATCGCGCCGTTCTCGTCAAAGGCACGGTGCTCGCCTCCGGGCCGACGGGCGAGATCTTCACGCGCGCCAATCTGGAACGCACCTTCGGTGGCGTCCTGCGCCATTTCGATCTTGCCGCCACCGACCAGGGACGGCCGATCGGGATGATCTCCGATGACGAAAAACCCTTCCTCGTCTATGGCGAGCGCGACGAGGCCGCCTCGCCGGAGAAGGATGCGGAGCGGCCATGA
- a CDS encoding metal ABC transporter permease, with amino-acid sequence MSQLLEPFAYQYMVNAMWVSALVGATCAFLSAYLMLKGWSLIGDALSHSIVPGVAGAYMLGLPFSFGAFLSGGLAAGAMLFLNHRTKLREDAIIGLIFTSFFGLGLFMVSLSPAAVDIQTIVLGNILAITPADTMQLVIIAAVSLTILIAKWKDLMVVFFDENHARSIGINPVLMRLVFFTLLSASTVAALQTVGAFLVIAMVVTPGATAYLLTDRFPRLIVLSVVIGATTSFVGAYASYFLNGATGGIIIVLQTLIFLIAFVVAPKHGLLAAKRRAREALDEDARAREPHALAAELQPGDPA; translated from the coding sequence ATGAGCCAGCTTCTGGAACCCTTCGCCTATCAGTACATGGTCAATGCCATGTGGGTGAGCGCGCTCGTCGGCGCCACCTGCGCCTTCCTCTCCGCCTATCTGATGCTGAAGGGATGGTCGCTGATCGGCGACGCGCTCTCCCATTCCATCGTTCCGGGCGTCGCCGGCGCCTATATGCTGGGCCTGCCCTTCTCCTTCGGCGCCTTTCTCTCCGGCGGACTTGCGGCCGGCGCCATGCTCTTCCTCAACCACCGTACCAAGCTGCGCGAAGACGCCATCATCGGCCTCATCTTCACATCCTTTTTCGGGCTCGGGCTCTTCATGGTGTCGCTGTCGCCCGCCGCCGTTGACATTCAGACGATCGTGCTCGGCAACATTCTGGCGATCACGCCCGCCGACACGATGCAGCTCGTCATCATCGCCGCGGTGTCGCTCACCATCCTCATCGCCAAGTGGAAAGATCTGATGGTGGTGTTCTTCGACGAGAACCATGCCCGCTCGATCGGCATCAACCCTGTCCTGATGCGACTCGTCTTCTTTACGCTGCTGAGCGCCTCGACCGTCGCCGCATTGCAGACGGTCGGCGCATTCCTCGTCATCGCCATGGTGGTGACACCCGGCGCCACGGCCTATCTTTTGACCGACAGGTTCCCCCGCCTCATCGTCCTCAGCGTCGTCATCGGGGCAACAACGAGCTTCGTCGGCGCCTATGCGAGCTATTTTCTGAACGGCGCCACCGGCGGCATCATCATCGTCCTGCAGACGCTGATCTTCCTCATCGCCTTCGTCGTGGCGCCCAAGCACGGGCTTCTCGCCGCCAAGCGCCGCGCCCGCGAGGCGCTTGATGAGGATGCCAGAGCGCGCGAGCCGCATGCTCTGGCCGCCGAGCTGCAGCCGGGAGACCCGGCATGA
- a CDS encoding metal ABC transporter permease, protein MNALDFAILPFTLPFMREAMVIAVLVAVPSALLSCFLVLKGWSLMGDAISHAIFPGVVIAYLVGLPLVVGAFAAGMTCAIATGYLSQNSRIKQDTIMGIVFSGMFGFGLVLYTKIQTEVHLDHILFGNILGVLPVDLWQSAAIALLTVAIIAAKWRDLLLHAFDPQHARAIGLPVRLMHYGLLAILSLTIVGALKATGIILTIALLIAPGAIAFLVTRRFGPMMLVAVSLSVACAFLGVYASFFIDSAPAPTIVLLLAACFVAVFIAMTLTARLRGESATARITPQNPG, encoded by the coding sequence ATGAACGCGCTCGACTTCGCCATCCTGCCCTTCACCTTGCCCTTCATGCGCGAGGCGATGGTGATCGCGGTTCTCGTTGCCGTTCCCTCGGCGCTTTTGTCGTGCTTTCTCGTGCTGAAGGGGTGGTCGCTGATGGGCGATGCCATCTCGCACGCCATTTTTCCGGGCGTGGTGATCGCCTATCTCGTCGGCCTGCCGCTCGTCGTCGGCGCCTTCGCCGCCGGCATGACCTGTGCCATCGCCACCGGCTATCTCAGCCAGAATTCCCGCATCAAGCAGGACACGATCATGGGCATCGTGTTCTCAGGCATGTTCGGCTTCGGCCTCGTCCTCTACACGAAGATCCAGACCGAAGTGCATCTCGACCACATCCTGTTCGGCAACATTCTGGGCGTGCTGCCCGTCGATCTGTGGCAGAGCGCGGCGATCGCTCTCCTCACCGTCGCCATTATCGCCGCCAAGTGGCGCGACCTTCTCCTGCACGCCTTCGATCCGCAGCATGCCCGCGCCATCGGGCTTCCCGTGCGGCTCATGCATTACGGGCTTCTCGCCATTTTATCTTTGACGATCGTCGGCGCGCTCAAGGCAACGGGCATCATCCTGACGATCGCGCTTTTGATCGCACCGGGCGCCATCGCCTTCCTCGTCACACGCCGTTTCGGGCCGATGATGCTGGTGGCTGTGTCCCTGTCGGTCGCCTGCGCGTTTCTCGGCGTCTATGCGAGCTTCTTTATCGACAGCGCGCCGGCTCCGACGATCGTGCTTCTGCTCGCCGCATGTTTCGTCGCGGTTTTCATCGCAATGACGCTAACCGCCCGATTGCGCGGCGAAAGCGCAACGGCCCGCATCACCCCGCAAAATCCCGGCTGA
- the ilvD gene encoding dihydroxy-acid dehydratase has product MPSYRSRTTTHGRNMAGARGLWRATGMKDNDFGKPIIAVVNSFTQFVPGHVHLKDLGQLVAREIEAAGGVAKEFNTIAVDDGIAMGHDGMLYSLPSRELIADAVEYMVNAHCADAMVCISNCDKITPGMLMASMRLNIPTVFVSGGPMEAGKVVLDGKSQSLDLIDAMVAAADDRVSEEDVQVIERSACPTCGSCSGMFTANSMNCLTEALGLSLPGNGTTLATHADRRRLFVEAGHLIVDLAQRCYEQDDESVLPRKIATKASFENAMALDIAMGGSTNTVLHILAAAQEGEVDFTMDDIDRLSRHVPVLCKVAPAKNDVHVEDVHRAGGIMAILGELDRAGLINRDVATVHAETLGDAIERWDVRRAASETVSEFYRAAPGGVPSQEAFSQDNRWKELDLDREAGVIRDADHPFSKDGGLAVLKGNIAIDGCIVKTAGVDESILKFSGPARVFESQDESVHAILSNKVQPGDVVVIRYEGPRGGPGMQEMLYPTSYLKSKGLGKACALVTDGRFSGGSSGLSIGHTSPEAAEGGGIGLVHDGDTIEIDIPNRTINLLVDDAELARRRAEQDKAGWKPAKPRKRQVTTALKAYAALTTSADKGAVRRIPE; this is encoded by the coding sequence ATGCCCTCTTATCGCTCACGCACAACCACCCATGGACGAAACATGGCCGGCGCGCGCGGCCTTTGGCGCGCCACCGGCATGAAGGACAACGATTTCGGCAAGCCGATTATTGCCGTCGTGAATTCCTTCACGCAGTTCGTACCGGGCCATGTGCACCTCAAAGATCTTGGCCAGCTCGTGGCCCGCGAGATCGAGGCGGCGGGGGGCGTTGCCAAGGAATTCAACACCATCGCCGTCGATGACGGCATCGCCATGGGCCATGACGGCATGCTCTATTCGCTGCCCTCGCGCGAGCTCATCGCCGATGCCGTGGAATATATGGTCAATGCGCATTGCGCGGATGCGATGGTGTGCATCTCCAATTGCGACAAGATCACTCCCGGCATGCTGATGGCGTCGATGCGCCTCAACATCCCGACCGTGTTCGTCTCCGGCGGCCCGATGGAAGCCGGCAAGGTGGTGCTCGACGGCAAGTCGCAATCCCTCGATCTGATCGATGCGATGGTGGCGGCGGCCGACGACCGTGTCAGCGAAGAGGACGTGCAGGTGATCGAGCGGTCCGCCTGCCCGACCTGCGGGTCGTGCTCGGGCATGTTCACGGCCAACTCCATGAACTGCCTGACGGAAGCCCTGGGCCTGTCCCTGCCTGGCAACGGCACAACGCTTGCGACCCATGCAGATCGCCGCCGGCTCTTCGTTGAGGCGGGGCATCTGATCGTCGACCTCGCCCAGCGCTGCTACGAGCAGGACGACGAGAGCGTCCTGCCGCGCAAGATCGCAACCAAGGCGTCGTTCGAGAACGCCATGGCGCTCGACATCGCCATGGGCGGTTCCACCAACACCGTCCTGCACATCCTGGCCGCGGCTCAGGAGGGCGAGGTCGACTTCACCATGGACGACATCGACCGCCTGTCGCGGCATGTCCCGGTCCTGTGTAAGGTGGCGCCGGCCAAGAATGACGTGCATGTGGAAGACGTGCACCGCGCCGGTGGCATCATGGCGATCCTCGGTGAACTCGATCGTGCGGGGCTGATCAACCGCGATGTCGCGACCGTCCATGCAGAGACGCTCGGCGATGCGATCGAGCGCTGGGACGTGCGGCGTGCAGCCTCCGAGACGGTGTCGGAATTCTACCGTGCCGCGCCGGGGGGCGTGCCGAGCCAGGAAGCGTTCAGCCAGGACAATCGCTGGAAGGAACTCGATCTCGATCGCGAGGCGGGCGTCATCCGCGATGCCGACCATCCTTTCTCCAAGGATGGGGGGCTTGCCGTTCTAAAGGGCAATATCGCGATCGACGGCTGCATCGTGAAGACGGCGGGCGTCGACGAGTCGATCCTGAAGTTCTCAGGTCCCGCGCGGGTCTTTGAAAGCCAGGACGAGAGCGTGCATGCGATCCTGTCGAACAAGGTCCAGCCCGGCGATGTCGTGGTGATCCGCTACGAGGGGCCGCGGGGTGGACCGGGCATGCAGGAGATGCTCTATCCGACGAGCTATCTGAAGTCGAAAGGCCTCGGCAAAGCCTGTGCGCTTGTCACCGACGGTCGTTTTTCGGGCGGCTCGTCGGGCCTGTCGATCGGCCATACCTCGCCTGAGGCTGCCGAGGGCGGGGGGATCGGCCTCGTGCACGATGGCGACACGATCGAGATCGACATCCCGAACCGGACCATCAATCTTCTGGTGGACGATGCGGAGCTCGCGCGTCGGCGTGCCGAGCAGGACAAGGCGGGTTGGAAGCCGGCCAAGCCGCGCAAGCGGCAGGTGACGACGGCCCTCAAGGCCTATGCGGCACTGACGACGAGCGCCGACAAGGGTGCCGTCCGCCGCATCCCTGAATGA
- a CDS encoding GntR family transcriptional regulator, with product MAVSFEFERDRAYSRLVDLIFGGSFEADQPLSERKLAQQLGIGRMPVRDALRQLEQEGVVEVKPARGTFIRKLSAGDIGDIYELREALECLATRRAAERGPSLALSACGEKMRIMARDPSAFTSREIDDVGTDFHDALIQSSASAPLAEMVRLMRMRFRLAFHLPRYFAHALVQEILVEHITIFEAIVDRQPEKAAELMRRHLKRGLEIRLELERAPGTDKTKDKTRGTENI from the coding sequence ATGGCTGTTTCCTTCGAGTTTGAGCGCGACCGCGCCTATAGCCGCCTCGTCGATTTGATCTTCGGGGGCAGCTTCGAGGCCGATCAGCCTTTGTCGGAACGCAAGCTCGCCCAGCAGCTCGGCATCGGACGCATGCCGGTGCGCGACGCGCTGCGTCAGCTCGAGCAGGAAGGGGTCGTGGAGGTGAAGCCGGCGCGCGGCACCTTCATCCGCAAGCTCTCTGCGGGGGACATCGGCGACATCTACGAGCTGCGCGAGGCCCTCGAATGTCTCGCCACCCGCCGGGCTGCCGAACGGGGTCCGAGCCTCGCTTTGAGCGCATGCGGAGAGAAGATGCGCATCATGGCGCGCGATCCCTCCGCCTTCACGTCGCGCGAGATCGACGACGTCGGCACCGACTTCCACGACGCCCTCATCCAATCTTCCGCCAGCGCCCCTCTTGCCGAGATGGTGCGCCTGATGCGCATGCGATTCCGCCTGGCATTCCACCTGCCGCGGTATTTCGCACACGCCCTCGTCCAGGAAATCCTGGTCGAGCACATCACGATCTTCGAAGCGATCGTGGACCGCCAGCCCGAGAAAGCCGCCGAATTGATGCGCAGACATCTGAAGCGTGGTCTCGAGATCCGCCTGGAGCTCGAGCGGGCGCCCGGAACAGACAAGACCAAAGACAAAACAAGAGGCACAGAGAACATATGA
- a CDS encoding amino acid ABC transporter substrate-binding protein has translation MMKHLFAGGLLVGAISAAGFQTPAIASTLDDVKAAGVVTCAVNGSRPGFSSVDSQGAWQGLDVDTCRAIAAATLGDASKVKLLKTNNQTRLTALQTGEVDVTVANTTWTRGRDTDLGLDFVSPTFYDGQGLMVPKELGVTSVAELDGASVCVRPGSTSERVVSDIQKKYGISMQLVVIEDQKEINTAFFGGRCDVAVQSSSGLSSTRAAVAPNPDDYVILPELFGKDPMGPVVRQDDPQWRDIVQWTVFTLFQAEESGITSENVDEMKETSDDAAVRRLLGVDKAGGDGLGLDQDWAYNVIKQVGNYGEVFDRNVGKGSPLKLDRGINALYTDGGLIYSPPL, from the coding sequence ATGATGAAGCACCTATTCGCCGGCGGGCTTCTCGTCGGCGCAATCTCCGCCGCCGGCTTTCAGACGCCGGCCATCGCAAGCACCCTCGACGACGTGAAAGCCGCCGGCGTCGTCACCTGCGCCGTCAACGGCAGCCGGCCGGGCTTTTCCTCCGTGGACAGCCAGGGCGCCTGGCAGGGTCTCGACGTCGACACCTGCCGCGCCATCGCCGCGGCCACTCTCGGCGATGCGAGCAAGGTAAAGCTGCTCAAGACCAACAATCAGACGCGTCTCACCGCCCTGCAAACCGGTGAAGTCGACGTCACCGTCGCCAACACCACCTGGACGCGCGGCCGCGACACCGATCTCGGCCTCGATTTCGTCTCCCCGACTTTCTACGACGGCCAGGGCCTGATGGTGCCGAAGGAACTCGGCGTCACGAGCGTTGCCGAACTCGACGGAGCGAGCGTGTGCGTGCGCCCCGGCTCCACCTCCGAGCGTGTCGTCTCCGACATTCAGAAGAAGTACGGCATCTCGATGCAGCTCGTGGTGATCGAGGACCAGAAGGAGATCAACACGGCCTTCTTCGGCGGACGCTGCGACGTTGCCGTGCAGTCCTCCTCCGGCCTCTCCTCGACGCGTGCTGCCGTCGCCCCCAATCCGGACGATTACGTCATCCTGCCCGAGCTCTTCGGCAAGGACCCGATGGGACCGGTGGTGCGGCAGGACGATCCGCAATGGCGCGACATCGTGCAGTGGACTGTCTTCACGCTCTTCCAGGCTGAAGAGAGCGGCATCACCTCCGAAAACGTCGACGAGATGAAGGAAACCAGCGACGACGCGGCCGTCCGCAGGCTGTTGGGCGTCGACAAGGCAGGCGGCGACGGCCTCGGGCTTGATCAAGACTGGGCCTACAACGTCATCAAGCAGGTCGGCAATTACGGCGAGGTCTTCGATCGCAATGTCGGCAAGGGCTCTCCCTTGAAGCTCGATCGCGGCATCAACGCCCTCTACACCGACGGCGGCCTCATCTACTCGCCGCCCCTCTGA
- a CDS encoding amino acid ABC transporter permease, with product MTHIPSTNGESAVPFWRQPRSRAIAWQALLLAALAALGIWLVLNARQALIDRGMTSGLGFLFDQTQFALGEAFFTFTSGDTYLKAFAVGLGNTVLLSAVSIVTASIIGAIVGFARLSPNALASGIARAYVYAFRNTPQLVQIVFWYTFFTLFPAARLSWSFFDVAFASNRGLTIPAPENMTAFTAIAAAFLAGCALAWRVAYLADRRRRRTGQKWKSAKPVLVATIFVPALLVWFLFGMPLAWSVPELKGFNFAGGITLSPEFLAIYFGLSFYIAAFIAEIVRGGLLSVDSGQIEAANAIGLTRIDLYRRVVAPQALRVIIPPLAAQYVSLLKNSSLGVAVGYPDLFSVSNTMLTYSGRTIEVLCIMAAVYLALSLAIGAVANFVNSFVQIPER from the coding sequence ATGACCCACATTCCCTCGACGAACGGTGAGAGCGCGGTGCCATTCTGGCGCCAGCCGCGCTCTCGCGCCATCGCCTGGCAGGCGCTGCTTCTCGCAGCGCTTGCCGCCCTTGGCATCTGGCTCGTGCTCAACGCGCGTCAGGCGCTGATCGACCGCGGCATGACCTCTGGTCTTGGCTTTCTCTTCGACCAGACGCAATTCGCCCTCGGCGAAGCCTTCTTCACCTTCACCTCGGGTGACACCTATCTCAAAGCCTTCGCCGTCGGCCTCGGCAATACGGTGTTGCTGTCTGCCGTCAGCATCGTAACGGCCAGCATTATCGGCGCGATCGTGGGCTTCGCTCGGCTTTCGCCCAACGCGCTCGCAAGCGGCATTGCGCGCGCCTATGTCTACGCCTTCCGAAACACGCCGCAGCTCGTCCAGATCGTCTTCTGGTACACCTTCTTCACACTGTTTCCCGCAGCACGTCTTTCCTGGTCCTTCTTCGACGTCGCATTTGCCTCCAACCGGGGGCTGACCATCCCGGCACCAGAGAACATGACCGCCTTCACCGCGATCGCGGCTGCCTTCCTCGCCGGCTGCGCGCTCGCCTGGCGGGTCGCGTATCTGGCCGACCGGCGCCGTCGGCGCACCGGGCAAAAATGGAAGTCCGCGAAGCCGGTTCTTGTCGCCACGATCTTCGTGCCGGCCCTGCTCGTCTGGTTCCTTTTCGGTATGCCGCTCGCCTGGTCGGTCCCGGAGCTGAAGGGGTTCAATTTCGCCGGCGGCATAACGTTGTCGCCGGAATTCCTCGCCATCTATTTCGGCCTTTCTTTCTATATCGCAGCCTTCATCGCCGAGATCGTCCGCGGCGGCCTGCTCAGCGTCGATTCCGGGCAGATCGAGGCGGCCAACGCCATTGGCCTCACCCGGATCGACCTTTATCGCCGCGTGGTCGCGCCACAGGCGCTGCGCGTCATCATCCCGCCCCTCGCGGCGCAATATGTGAGCCTGTTGAAGAACTCCTCGCTCGGCGTGGCCGTCGGCTACCCGGATCTCTTCTCCGTTTCCAACACCATGCTCACCTATTCCGGCCGCACCATTGAGGTCCTGTGCATCATGGCGGCTGTCTATCTCGCGTTGTCGCTCGCGATCGGCGCGGTCGCGAATTTCGTCAACAGCTTCGTGCAGATCCCGGAGCGGTGA
- a CDS encoding amino acid ABC transporter permease has translation MMMEVPASYAKIGGAPARMPPLGSTGVLARLHKRYFATPLMSVVTVVLAAIIVWALTGLFRWAIWDAVWYAPEGTACRDAAGACWAVITEKHRVMLFGAFPYEEQWRGAVIIALWLVWGVLTATRLFAVSLRLLGWLVIFVATIALLRGGIFGMPHVGTDLWGGLPLTFLIFGGTVAGGLPLAILLALGRRSQLPAIRFLSIATIECVRGIPLLVVLFFAALILPLFLPPQLNVDKLVRAEIGMIIFFAAYAAEVVRGGLQALPDGQEEAAKALGLRYWQRMRKIVLPQALAISIPALFNDIIRAFKNTTFFAILGLFDVLGATKAALQDPNWVRYGLEGYLFVFLLYFLICSGMSLYGRSLEHANASRGRKVER, from the coding sequence ATGATGATGGAAGTTCCGGCATCCTACGCAAAAATCGGCGGCGCTCCGGCGCGCATGCCGCCCCTCGGCAGCACGGGTGTTCTCGCCCGCCTGCACAAACGCTATTTTGCGACGCCGCTGATGAGCGTCGTCACGGTCGTGCTTGCGGCGATCATCGTCTGGGCGCTCACGGGCCTCTTCCGCTGGGCCATCTGGGACGCCGTCTGGTATGCGCCGGAAGGTACCGCGTGCCGGGATGCCGCCGGGGCCTGCTGGGCGGTGATTACCGAAAAACACCGTGTCATGCTCTTCGGCGCCTTCCCCTATGAGGAGCAGTGGCGGGGCGCCGTGATCATCGCCCTTTGGCTCGTCTGGGGCGTCTTGACGGCCACGCGTCTCTTCGCCGTGTCGCTGCGCCTTCTCGGCTGGCTTGTCATCTTCGTTGCGACGATCGCACTCCTGCGTGGCGGTATCTTCGGTATGCCGCATGTCGGAACGGATCTCTGGGGCGGGCTTCCCCTCACCTTTCTCATCTTCGGCGGCACCGTCGCCGGCGGCCTGCCGCTCGCCATCCTGCTTGCGCTAGGGCGTCGCTCACAGCTGCCCGCCATCCGTTTCTTGTCGATCGCAACCATCGAATGCGTGCGCGGCATTCCGCTTCTCGTCGTTCTCTTTTTCGCCGCGCTCATCCTGCCGCTCTTCCTGCCGCCACAGCTCAATGTCGATAAGCTCGTGCGGGCGGAGATCGGCATGATCATCTTCTTTGCGGCCTATGCCGCGGAGGTGGTGCGCGGCGGGCTGCAGGCCCTGCCCGACGGACAGGAGGAAGCCGCAAAAGCGCTCGGCCTGCGTTACTGGCAGCGCATGCGCAAGATCGTGCTGCCACAGGCGCTGGCGATCTCCATCCCCGCGCTCTTCAACGACATCATCCGCGCCTTCAAGAACACCACCTTCTTCGCCATCCTCGGCCTCTTCGACGTGCTCGGCGCCACCAAGGCCGCCCTGCAAGATCCGAACTGGGTGCGCTACGGGCTCGAAGGCTATCTCTTCGTCTTCCTGCTCTACTTCCTCATCTGCTCCGGCATGTCGCTTTACGGCCGGTCTTTGGAACACGCCAACGCCAGCCGCGGCCGCAAGGTGGAGCGCTAA
- a CDS encoding amino acid ABC transporter ATP-binding protein — protein MTAQKNLVVTMQAVNKWFGKHHVLRDVSLGLASGERIVLCGPSGSGKSTLIRCINGLEGFQEGTLTVCGTTLNGTQERLAEVRRHTGMVFQNFNLFPHLSIMDNLTLGAIYARGEPEDAATERAKALLERVQLTSQTWKYPGQLSGGQRQRVAIARALMLEPEVMLFDEPTSALDPEMVHEVLDVMEELAQSGQSMIVVTHEMGFARRVSDLVVFMDQGEIVEAAPPDTFFSAPATDRARGFLGQISHAT, from the coding sequence ATGACGGCTCAAAAAAACCTCGTCGTCACCATGCAGGCGGTCAACAAATGGTTCGGCAAGCACCATGTGCTGCGCGATGTCTCGCTCGGGCTCGCAAGCGGCGAGCGGATCGTGTTGTGCGGGCCGTCAGGCTCCGGCAAATCGACGCTGATCCGTTGTATCAACGGGCTTGAGGGCTTTCAGGAAGGCACGCTCACCGTTTGCGGCACGACGCTCAACGGCACGCAGGAACGGCTTGCAGAGGTGCGCCGGCACACCGGCATGGTGTTCCAGAACTTCAATCTGTTTCCGCATCTCTCCATCATGGACAATCTCACGCTCGGCGCGATCTATGCGCGCGGCGAGCCGGAAGATGCAGCAACCGAGCGCGCCAAGGCGCTGCTTGAGCGCGTCCAGCTCACCTCGCAGACGTGGAAATATCCCGGCCAGCTTTCCGGCGGCCAACGCCAGCGCGTGGCGATCGCCCGTGCCCTCATGCTGGAGCCGGAAGTGATGCTCTTCGACGAGCCGACATCGGCGCTCGACCCTGAAATGGTGCACGAGGTCCTCGACGTCATGGAGGAGCTGGCCCAATCCGGCCAGTCGATGATCGTCGTCACCCACGAGATGGGCTTTGCCCGCCGCGTCTCCGATCTCGTCGTCTTCATGGATCAGGGCGAGATCGTCGAGGCCGCCCCGCCGGATACCTTTTTCTCCGCCCCCGCCACCGACCGCGCTCGCGGTTTCCTCGGCCAGATCTCCCACGCGACCTAG
- a CDS encoding aminotransferase class V-fold PLP-dependent enzyme, with amino-acid sequence MNDPKAEADLVGEHPSPLLLADGTPNWRKIRGLFPATEKTAYLDIARKALLPTLAEEAAHEWFADIASSDAGRHSFSMDSVEATRQQVAATFGAAPETIALVKNTSEAINIVAQGFDWRDGDNVVISEAEHENNTFPWRPLAHRGIEVRVVPTDPSGMVTTEALAGAIDARTRILSIAWVAYGLGQRADLDVLSALCRAQDILFVVDAIQGLGVLERRLDDFGADVVAAGGHKAQMSVTGAGLMYVAPRALNRFQPPFAAKYSFDTLDRTVADPVYAPDAHRFEYGNPNFLGLAIQRRSAEFIAAIGLHAIEERVHALTDLVIEGADRIGVKVRTPRPWHERAGIVSLDLGGVSADALEAELAEEGIRVAAKDGHLRAAAHFYNNEEDVARLFDRLQHHLSKARQ; translated from the coding sequence ATGAACGATCCGAAAGCCGAAGCCGACCTCGTCGGCGAACACCCCTCGCCCCTTCTTCTTGCCGACGGCACGCCGAACTGGCGCAAAATCCGCGGGCTCTTCCCGGCAACGGAGAAGACCGCCTACCTCGATATCGCCCGCAAAGCGCTGCTGCCGACTTTGGCAGAAGAGGCTGCACATGAGTGGTTCGCCGACATCGCCTCATCCGATGCGGGCCGCCATTCCTTTTCCATGGACAGTGTGGAAGCGACGCGCCAGCAGGTTGCCGCAACCTTCGGCGCGGCTCCAGAGACGATCGCTCTCGTCAAAAACACCTCCGAGGCGATCAATATCGTGGCCCAGGGCTTCGACTGGCGCGACGGCGACAATGTCGTCATCTCCGAGGCTGAACACGAGAACAACACCTTCCCGTGGCGCCCACTCGCCCATCGCGGGATCGAGGTGCGCGTCGTCCCCACCGATCCCTCAGGGATGGTCACGACGGAAGCGCTCGCAGGCGCCATCGACGCACGCACCCGCATCCTTTCGATCGCCTGGGTCGCCTACGGCCTCGGACAGCGCGCCGATCTCGACGTCTTGTCGGCACTCTGCCGGGCGCAAGACATCCTCTTCGTCGTCGATGCAATCCAGGGGCTCGGCGTCCTTGAGCGACGGCTCGACGATTTCGGCGCCGATGTCGTCGCCGCTGGCGGTCACAAGGCGCAGATGAGCGTCACCGGTGCCGGGCTCATGTATGTCGCGCCGCGGGCGCTCAACCGTTTCCAGCCGCCCTTCGCTGCGAAATACTCCTTCGACACGCTCGACCGCACGGTCGCCGATCCGGTCTATGCGCCGGACGCGCACCGTTTCGAATATGGCAATCCGAACTTTCTCGGTCTCGCCATTCAGCGTCGTTCGGCGGAATTCATCGCCGCCATCGGGCTCCATGCGATCGAAGAGCGGGTGCACGCGCTCACCGATCTTGTCATCGAGGGGGCCGACCGCATCGGTGTCAAAGTGCGCACGCCCCGGCCCTGGCATGAACGCGCCGGGATCGTCAGTCTCGATCTTGGCGGCGTTTCCGCCGACGCGCTGGAAGCCGAACTTGCCGAGGAAGGCATCCGGGTTGCAGCGAAAGACGGGCATCTGCGTGCGGCCGCGCATTTTTACAACAACGAGGAGGACGTCGCGCGCCTGTTCGACCGCCTCCAACACCATTTGAGCAAAGCCAGACAATGA